The Cryptococcus gattii WM276 chromosome D, complete sequence region CTTACCCATTGCACCCTTCTTCCGATTCTCTTTCCAATGATTCTCCGACTGCCGCACATTTTGAAAGGCTCAAGCCTGGGTCAAGGGGTGAACAGCCCCAGCAATCGCAACCGCAATCACAGCAACAAACAGCTTTAGGGCAAAATCATGTTAACCCAGGGCCAGGAAATCGAATGCCAAGTTACACTAGTACAGCGGCTTCTCAGTCGCCTAATAACGATGTTTCACCGTATAGCAACAACTCCATGCCCTACACAGGGTATCAGGAGGGGTGGAATCCGAGCACTCAACAACAACCTTTTCAGCAGCAACACTTGACCCCGACAGGACAACCTGTTTCCAGTATAGGCGCTAGTGCTGGTGCGGGTTTGAGCATCGGTCTCGGCCATCCCAGCAACCCTCATCTCGGACATCATCGAGAGCCCAATCAGGTTCAAGAGCTGCCAGCTGCCGTGCCGGCGGACGAAAAGACTCCTACGGCCGAACATGCACCGCAAACGCTTGGTCATCCTGGTTCTAACACAAGCAGCCTTAACTCTCGtggcaaagaaggaggagctAAGGGTGGAAAtgaggagggaaaggaCGAGTTTTCGTATTTCAGTGAGTTTGGAGGGCACGATGCGGTGAATGTGCTGGTATAGAGGGGGTTTAGATCTTGATTGATGGTTGGAGGAAAGCGCCTATGTGTGCAAGTCATACTTGTTGATGCGCGAAGCGAAGTGACTGttttcatcttcaatgCGGTTATATTGTCCCTGCTTATCATCTTTGTTTTATTTCTTGATGCTCATAGGGGATTTTTACAAGTCAGCGATAGACGTTTTGAAAAATCATATCTCATATGATAGCCATTTATATACATGTCCCACACCTGTTTTGAATTGCTTTGGGGTTTCATCTAGGACATGTGCCTGTACTATTTATTGTTGCATGCATTGCAAGATCTGTGTTTCTGCTTGCTTTCCGTCGTCGCATACCTCCATTGCTCTttgttttcttcctttccgAAGATTATTATTGTTCAacttctcttcttctctcgGATCCCGTTCCGTAGATTTTCATTAGTTGCTGGCTGTATCCTTGCGCGAGTGGGATGGAGGGGCGCCAGGAAATGTAGGGATTTGGGTTAACACCCTGCTCGGCAATTGGGTTCGGAGAAACTCGATTTGTAACTGTTCTATGATGTAATCTGTACTTTGCGCCCTGAACAAATCCACCCTGTGGCTTTTTTTCAACCCTTGAAGGCTTCCTGGATCCTACATTCCACCACATTTCACACTTTATAATCCCACAACCCACAACGGCTTAAGGGTCTTGAATTCCAGCcgcagcagcagcaaaTATCTTAAAAATGGACACACTGCCCGCCGGCCACGACTGCTGGCAACACAGCTGGTAATTTGGTGAAGGACGATATCCATGTAATGGCTAACTAATAATTAAGGACAACAAGGGATAAGAGCCATAAGCAAAGAAAAATCAGCATAGACTTCCGAACACTTTatccttccttctctcctcatTATTGATCCGTCTCTCGCCTTCTATAAGCTTATCGTCCCATCACCTTTCGACAGGGTTCCTCAAACCTGTATCAGTTCCCGACAACCATAAGCTGCCTAATAATGGTTATGTAGGAACAGGTACAACTATACCAAGGCAGCATTACTACGTATTTTGACTGATTTTGCCCCGTCAAGGACGTATAAACCCAATCAAGCCTCGATTATGACTTTCAAGACCAAAAAGATATCTCAAATGATCTACTGTAGCCTGTAAACACAGCTTTCCAATCGGATCCCCAGTCTAAAAAAAGCAAAGAACAAACCGTAACGCTACAAATCCTCGTGAACTGGCAAAATGCCTGGCATCGTCAGAAAGGAACGCAACCACCGGCTCGACTTACATCTTCCACGTCACACGTCAATTATTGCTGTTGCCCATGCTCATGATCCTTGGCCTTCATCGAATCCTTCCAAGGTGATCTATATCAGGTTGTTGATACCATCCTGAGGCGCACGTGCCTtcccaaaaaaaaagaaaataTACATGATTAATCCCTCATTTAGAAATCCCCACTCATCTCTATGGTCCTTTTACATTTCCCCCTCTGCCTGCTTGTTTTTGATGCACAATCCTGTCATTATCACTTTCATACTCATTGCAACAAGCCGAAAGGGGAGAGAAACTCAACACCCAACGCCCAACGCCCAATGCCCAATATCCGGCAGCCGTCTGCCTCGCTCGCTTTCCACTTCATCCGACAACCAACATCATCGTTCCCTATCACAAGTGTTTCCAGTTGTGCAGCAGTTTCGACTCAACACCTCAGGAAAGCAGCACGCGATCTATAGTTGTTCATATCATGCTTACATACCTCCGGCATTCTGTTCCACCAACTTTGCCCGTTCAGCTTCCACTCGCTGACATCGCTTATCAGCAAAACGGCCAAAACAGACAAAGGGAAACATCATACAGAGTATAACAATGCAACAGCAGCGTTGATATTATCAGGGTAACCAGTGATGGTAACTAACCTCTCTTCGGGGTTTGCCGCAGCACCACCAGGGACGGTTGTACCGGGGTCGGTGACGCGGATTTGGCAGGATGATTGGGAGCGAATTTCGTTAATCTTGGAACCACCTCGGCCGATAACTAGAAAATCAAAATTGGCGAATTGCAAAAGGGATGAGAGGAATCAACTTACTAGCGCCGACGAGAGCATTGGGAATAAATATCTGTTGCGTCTGCATGCcgggtggaggaggagcatTTGAGTTGGGTGGAGGACCGCGAGACTGCGATTGTCTATAGGATCCCGTGGCATTGGCCGGATATCTATCTTGGTACTCGAGCAAAATAGTACCAATATAGTACACAGCAATGTGTACCGCATCGGCTACACCAGAAACTGACAAAACCCTCTCTGTCGATCCTGGGAGCATAGCCTCAGAAGCATTTAAGCGTGCACCCGAAGCTTCTTGGATTTCCTTGATCTTGGAACCTCCTTTACCGATGACTGAGCCCATGCGAGAATTGGGGATGATAAATTTGATGGTGACGGCACGAGAACCGGGGACAGAGGGAACGTCAAATGGTTCATCGTTGATTCGGCGGACGATGAGGCCAAAGGCTTTGGCGACGGCATCAAGAGGGCCAGAGACGTTGAGGATTCGTTCGGGGTTGCCGGGGATGGATTCGGAGACGGTTACTCGGGCGCTTGAT contains the following coding sequences:
- a CDS encoding Telomere length regulating RNA binding protein, putative; Pbp2p (Similar to TIGR gene model, INSD accession AAW45766.1); translation: MSASPSATAPPEASPTATPTTATTAKRPASPDNAEDSAKRPKQDQNKMADVDMQNEGSPKAAPTSEPTAPAKPDPGPQQISMRSLIVTQDASIIIGRGGAHVNEIREKSSARVTVSESIPGNPERILNVSGPLDAVAKAFGLIVRRINDEPFDVPSVPGSRAVTIKFIIPNSRMGSVIGKGGSKIKEIQEASGARLNASEAMLPGSTERVLSVSGVADAVHIAVYYIGTILLEYQDRYPANATGSYRQSQSRGPPPNSNAPPPPGMQTQQIFIPNALVGAIIGRGGSKINEIRSQSSCQIRVTDPGTTVPGGAAANPEERLVTITGYPDNINAAVALLYSRVEAERAKLVEQNAGGM